A window of the Agromyces mariniharenae genome harbors these coding sequences:
- a CDS encoding cation:dicarboxylate symporter family transporter has protein sequence MALQSRTPGTKSRRRIDSSHYLYIAVIGAVLAGITVGLAAPEFAVGLKPIGDAFVLLIKMMIAPIIFCTIVLGVGSIAKAATVGKVGGLALLYFIVMSTFALGIGLVVGNLIHPGEGLNIAGASYDAGTTEAKTTQEFVLGIIPTSLLSSLVDGNILQVLFVALLVGFALQKMGPKGTPILGAIRQIQGLVFRILAMIMWVAPIGAFGAIAAVVGATGVGAIFALGTLMIAFYITCILFIVVVLGSLLWAVTRVSIFKVMKYLGREYLLIVSTSSSEVVLPRLIAKMEHAGVSKPVAGITIPTGYSFNLDGTAIYLTMASLFIASAMGTPLSLGEQVGLLLFMMVASKGAAGVTGAGLATLAGGLQAHRPDLVDGVGVIVGIDRFMSEARALTNFTGNAVATLLVGTWTKELDRDQLRHVLAGDRPFDEATMSVDDHLSPDEQAEVARETGHGVDPAHEERPSTAAIAAIVGDLDEEKAGQGRGR, from the coding sequence ATGGCGCTCCAGTCTCGAACCCCGGGCACGAAGTCCCGGCGCAGGATCGACTCCTCGCACTACCTCTACATCGCGGTGATCGGCGCAGTGCTCGCGGGCATCACCGTCGGGCTCGCCGCACCCGAGTTCGCGGTGGGGCTGAAGCCCATCGGCGACGCGTTCGTGCTGCTCATCAAGATGATGATCGCCCCGATCATCTTCTGCACGATCGTGCTCGGCGTCGGCTCGATCGCGAAGGCGGCCACCGTCGGCAAGGTCGGCGGCCTGGCGCTGCTCTACTTCATCGTCATGTCGACGTTCGCGCTCGGCATCGGCCTCGTGGTGGGCAACCTCATCCACCCGGGCGAGGGCCTCAACATCGCGGGCGCCTCCTACGACGCCGGCACCACCGAGGCGAAGACGACGCAGGAGTTCGTGCTCGGCATCATCCCGACCTCGCTGCTCTCGTCGCTCGTCGACGGCAACATCCTGCAGGTGCTCTTCGTGGCGCTCCTCGTGGGCTTCGCGCTGCAGAAGATGGGCCCGAAGGGCACGCCGATCCTCGGCGCGATCCGCCAGATCCAGGGGCTCGTGTTCCGCATCCTCGCGATGATCATGTGGGTCGCGCCCATCGGCGCGTTCGGCGCGATCGCCGCGGTGGTCGGCGCGACGGGCGTCGGCGCCATCTTCGCGCTCGGCACGCTCATGATCGCGTTCTACATCACGTGCATCCTCTTCATCGTCGTGGTGCTCGGCTCGCTGCTCTGGGCCGTCACGCGGGTCAGCATCTTCAAGGTCATGAAGTACCTCGGCCGCGAGTACCTGCTCATCGTCTCGACGTCGTCGAGCGAGGTCGTGCTGCCGCGCCTCATCGCGAAGATGGAGCACGCGGGCGTCTCGAAGCCGGTCGCGGGCATCACCATCCCGACGGGCTACTCGTTCAACCTCGACGGCACCGCGATCTACCTGACGATGGCGTCGCTGTTCATCGCGAGCGCCATGGGCACGCCGCTCTCGCTCGGCGAGCAGGTCGGGCTGCTGCTGTTCATGATGGTCGCCTCGAAGGGCGCCGCCGGCGTCACCGGCGCGGGCCTGGCGACCCTCGCGGGCGGCCTGCAGGCGCACCGTCCCGACCTCGTCGACGGCGTGGGCGTCATCGTCGGCATCGACCGGTTCATGTCGGAGGCGCGGGCGCTCACGAACTTCACGGGCAACGCCGTCGCGACCCTCCTCGTCGGCACCTGGACGAAGGAGCTCGACCGCGACCAGCTGCGCCACGTGCTCGCGGGCGACCGTCCGTTCGACGAGGCGACCATGAGCGTCGACGACCACCTGTCACCCGACGAGCAGGCGGAGGTCGCGCGCGAGACCGGGCACGGCGTCGACCCGGCGCACGAGGAGCGCCCCTCCACGGCCGCGATCGCCGCGATCGTCGGCGACCTCGACGAGGAGAAGGCCGGGCAGGGCCGTGGGCGCTGA
- a CDS encoding VOC family protein, translating to MKLEFLLAPTSDLAASLALYRDAFGAEEVWREGDTTVALGMPGTDVQLMLDANDPDAPAGPVFVVDSVDRFHADAPAGLDVLAEPAEIPGGKLATYRDPNGLVIYVMDQSTDATAG from the coding sequence ATGAAGCTCGAGTTCCTCCTGGCGCCCACCTCCGACCTGGCCGCCTCACTGGCCCTCTACCGCGACGCGTTCGGCGCCGAGGAGGTGTGGCGCGAGGGCGACACCACCGTCGCGCTCGGCATGCCCGGCACCGACGTGCAGCTCATGCTCGACGCGAATGATCCCGACGCCCCGGCCGGACCGGTGTTCGTCGTCGACAGCGTCGATCGGTTCCACGCCGACGCACCCGCAGGGCTCGACGTGCTCGCGGAGCCGGCCGAGATCCCGGGCGGGAAGCTGGCGACGTATCGCGATCCCAACGGGCTCGTGATCTACGTCATGGACCAGTCGACCGACGCGACGGCTGGCTGA
- a CDS encoding HpcH/HpaI aldolase/citrate lyase family protein, producing the protein MGAESTTSATTTSAVTVTASDVEAGTASAVPAGLARSWLLVPGSAPDLERRLAASVADVVVVDLEDGVAPDDKGRARRALAAAADAGLRPWARIGDAASDEWRADVALLHGRDLVAGVVLAKVEARDHVRRTVDALDGELPIVALLESARGVEAALELAEAPGVVRLAFGSGDFRRDTGAADDPLALLYARSRLVSASRAAGLPGPVDGPTVPRDAEALASASRHAASLGMTGRLCLREEQVAAVNDALSPTGEELAWAGEVLDTLERCGIRDGSDLPRIARARAIRDAACAFGIEADAAPPASDYAG; encoded by the coding sequence GTGGGCGCTGAGTCGACGACGTCGGCGACGACGACGTCGGCCGTAACGGTCACGGCCTCGGACGTCGAGGCGGGCACCGCATCCGCGGTGCCCGCCGGGCTCGCCCGCTCGTGGCTGCTCGTGCCGGGCTCGGCGCCCGACCTCGAGCGTCGCCTCGCGGCATCCGTCGCCGACGTCGTCGTGGTCGACCTCGAGGACGGCGTCGCGCCCGACGACAAGGGCCGAGCCCGTCGCGCGCTCGCCGCGGCCGCCGACGCCGGGCTGCGGCCATGGGCGCGCATCGGCGACGCGGCCTCCGACGAGTGGCGTGCCGACGTCGCGCTGCTGCACGGGCGCGACCTGGTGGCGGGCGTAGTGCTCGCGAAGGTCGAGGCCCGCGATCACGTGCGCAGAACGGTCGACGCCCTCGACGGCGAGCTGCCGATCGTCGCGCTCCTCGAGAGCGCCCGGGGCGTCGAGGCCGCCCTCGAGCTCGCCGAGGCGCCGGGGGTCGTGCGGCTCGCGTTCGGCAGCGGCGACTTCCGCCGCGACACGGGTGCGGCCGACGATCCGCTCGCGCTGCTCTACGCGCGCTCGCGGCTCGTGTCGGCGAGTCGGGCGGCGGGACTGCCGGGTCCCGTCGACGGACCCACGGTGCCGCGCGACGCGGAGGCGCTCGCCTCGGCGTCGCGGCACGCGGCATCCCTCGGCATGACCGGCCGGCTCTGCCTGCGCGAGGAGCAGGTCGCCGCCGTCAACGACGCGCTGAGCCCGACCGGCGAGGAGCTCGCGTGGGCGGGCGAGGTGCTCGACACGCTCGAGCGCTGCGGCATCCGCGACGGCAGCGACCTGCCGCGCATCGCGCGGGCGCGGGCGATCCGCGACGCCGCGTGCGCGTTCGGCATCGAGGCGGATGCCGCACCGCCCGCGTCGGACTACGCCGGCTGA
- a CDS encoding TetR/AcrR family transcriptional regulator codes for MREWIPVSTSPKGRLVLAAAREFGSRPFDDVTVADLARAADVTTGALYHHFDGKLGIYAFVRTDVERRVLDRMEGAAAALPGGSASARIGAAMAVGFDFATRAGFAWMLAEPPIGDEPDAIAGALGELCAPPSAELGAMLAAAWRAAVGAVARGGDPATVREALSRLTAG; via the coding sequence GTGCGCGAGTGGATCCCGGTCTCGACGTCCCCGAAGGGACGACTCGTGCTGGCCGCCGCCCGCGAGTTCGGCTCACGACCTTTCGACGACGTGACCGTCGCCGACCTCGCTCGAGCCGCGGACGTCACGACCGGCGCCCTCTACCATCACTTCGACGGCAAGCTCGGGATCTACGCGTTCGTGCGCACCGACGTCGAACGCCGCGTGCTCGACCGTATGGAGGGCGCTGCGGCGGCCCTTCCGGGCGGCTCGGCGAGCGCGCGAATCGGTGCTGCGATGGCGGTCGGCTTCGACTTCGCGACCCGGGCCGGATTCGCCTGGATGCTCGCCGAACCGCCGATCGGCGACGAGCCCGACGCCATCGCCGGCGCCCTGGGCGAGCTCTGCGCGCCCCCCTCCGCCGAGCTCGGCGCGATGCTCGCCGCCGCCTGGCGCGCCGCCGTCGGGGCGGTCGCGCGGGGCGGCGACCCCGCGACCGTGCGCGAGGCGTTGAGCCGACTGACAGCGGGCTGA
- a CDS encoding HNH endonuclease signature motif containing protein — MTAGAVFAPGLDLIVDRLAEATAAQADANRAHARQWTALAELMRLARANPRVYLRSEGMARADALEMAEDTAAYDAGLRLQLSANQVRSIAHDAQVLEDRLPVLHAEFVAGLTTVGHVRVAVDLVAGWTDDAALRTFDGQLAACASTTTVTAFRGRARRLKERLLHESPEERHAKAFADRRIWVERADDGMAYLHALVAAPDAVRIIERLNATARAEQKKTRCGEPRWRSRDQIRADLAVGWLAGDGTPTAAKVRPMLLVPMLSLLGEGDEPIELPGYGSIDRRSAARLFAKAPSFRRVATDPFTGEILEYDRTRYRPTKAQRDWVALRFETCIDPTCSRSAYDSDVDHLEEWARDMGSTNRDNLVPLCENGNLRKNLSRIAYDRLPSGKVSITTPTGYAVIADAPPF; from the coding sequence GTGACCGCGGGCGCTGTGTTCGCCCCCGGCCTCGACCTCATCGTCGACCGGCTCGCCGAGGCGACGGCTGCGCAAGCCGATGCCAATCGGGCTCATGCCCGCCAATGGACGGCGCTGGCCGAACTGATGCGACTCGCGCGCGCCAATCCGCGTGTGTACCTGCGCTCCGAGGGGATGGCTCGAGCCGACGCGTTGGAGATGGCCGAAGACACGGCCGCATACGACGCGGGACTGCGCCTGCAGCTTTCGGCCAACCAGGTGCGCAGCATCGCCCACGATGCACAGGTGCTGGAAGACCGGCTGCCGGTATTGCACGCCGAATTCGTCGCCGGACTCACCACGGTCGGACACGTCCGTGTCGCCGTCGACCTCGTGGCGGGATGGACCGACGATGCAGCCCTGCGGACCTTCGACGGGCAGCTCGCCGCGTGCGCATCCACGACGACGGTCACGGCGTTCCGCGGGCGGGCGCGCCGCCTCAAGGAGCGACTGCTCCATGAGTCCCCCGAAGAGCGCCACGCGAAGGCATTCGCCGATCGGCGTATCTGGGTCGAGCGAGCCGACGACGGGATGGCCTACCTCCACGCACTGGTTGCAGCGCCCGACGCCGTACGGATCATCGAACGGCTGAACGCCACGGCACGTGCCGAGCAGAAGAAGACCCGGTGCGGCGAGCCCCGATGGCGTTCGCGTGATCAGATCCGCGCCGACCTGGCCGTCGGGTGGCTCGCGGGCGACGGCACGCCGACCGCCGCGAAGGTGCGTCCGATGCTGCTCGTCCCGATGCTCTCCCTGCTGGGCGAGGGCGACGAGCCGATCGAGCTCCCGGGATACGGCAGCATCGATCGGCGCTCGGCGGCGCGCCTGTTCGCGAAGGCCCCATCGTTCCGGCGGGTTGCCACCGACCCGTTCACCGGCGAGATCCTCGAGTACGACCGCACGCGCTACCGGCCGACGAAGGCGCAGCGAGACTGGGTCGCACTGCGCTTCGAGACCTGCATCGACCCGACGTGCTCGCGCTCGGCCTACGATTCCGACGTCGATCACCTCGAGGAGTGGGCTCGAGACATGGGGAGCACGAATCGCGACAACCTGGTCCCGCTCTGCGAGAACGGCAATCTCCGCAAGAACCTCAGTCGCATCGCCTACGACCGACTGCCCTCGGGAAAGGTCTCGATCACCACGCCGACCGGGTACGCCGTCATCGCCGACGCGCCACCGTTCTGA
- a CDS encoding M20/M25/M40 family metallo-hydrolase, translating into MSDGRTGGGAANTGAAYRTRSEELELLRDLIAIDSVNPALVPGGAGESRIADAVVAWLSPRGFECRRLETTPGRPSIVAIARGTGGGRSLMLNGHLDTVSLASYDGDGLAPVVRDGRLHGRGAYDMKSGLAAMMVAAAGAHGTPHRGDVVLALVADEEHASLGTEDVLEHVVTDGAVVVEPTGLDLVTSHRGFAWATVTVHGRAAHGSRPDLGVDAIAKAGRLLTAIDDLGARLAAGTRHPLLGTGSMHAGTITGGAEPSSYPGSCTVTIERRTIPGEDHLTFERELRGILDELARTDAAFTADLAITTHRGTFEAGVASEVAAAVGASFGEVTGREPARRGEPFWTDCALLAAAGIDTIMFGVDGGGAHAADEWVDLDSLIVVTATLERTIARYVG; encoded by the coding sequence ATGAGCGACGGACGGACGGGCGGCGGCGCAGCGAACACGGGCGCGGCATACCGAACTCGCTCCGAAGAGCTCGAGCTGCTCCGCGACCTCATCGCGATCGACTCCGTCAACCCGGCGCTCGTTCCCGGCGGCGCCGGTGAGTCCCGCATCGCCGACGCGGTCGTCGCCTGGCTCTCCCCACGCGGCTTCGAATGCCGGCGCCTCGAGACGACGCCGGGGCGTCCATCGATCGTGGCAATCGCCCGCGGCACCGGCGGCGGACGCAGCCTCATGCTCAACGGGCACCTCGACACGGTCTCGCTCGCGAGCTACGACGGCGACGGGCTCGCGCCCGTGGTCCGCGACGGGCGACTGCACGGTCGCGGCGCGTACGACATGAAGTCGGGACTCGCCGCGATGATGGTCGCGGCCGCGGGAGCTCACGGCACCCCGCACCGCGGCGACGTCGTGCTCGCGCTCGTGGCCGACGAGGAGCACGCCAGCCTCGGCACTGAGGACGTGCTCGAGCACGTCGTCACCGACGGCGCCGTCGTGGTGGAGCCGACCGGGCTCGACCTCGTCACGTCGCATCGCGGGTTCGCCTGGGCGACCGTCACCGTTCACGGACGCGCCGCGCACGGTTCCCGGCCCGACCTCGGCGTCGATGCGATCGCGAAGGCCGGCCGACTCCTCACCGCGATCGACGACCTCGGCGCCCGGCTCGCGGCCGGCACGCGGCATCCGCTGCTCGGCACCGGCAGTATGCACGCCGGAACCATCACGGGCGGCGCCGAGCCGTCGAGCTACCCCGGCTCGTGCACGGTCACGATCGAGCGGCGCACGATCCCCGGCGAGGATCACCTGACGTTCGAGCGCGAGCTCCGGGGCATCCTCGACGAGCTGGCGCGCACGGATGCCGCGTTCACCGCCGATCTCGCGATCACCACGCACCGCGGCACGTTCGAGGCCGGCGTGGCATCCGAGGTCGCCGCCGCCGTCGGTGCGAGCTTCGGCGAGGTGACCGGTCGGGAGCCGGCACGTCGCGGCGAGCCGTTCTGGACGGACTGCGCACTCCTGGCGGCGGCCGGCATCGACACCATCATGTTCGGCGTCGACGGGGGCGGCGCGCACGCGGCCGACGAGTGGGTCGACCTCGACTCGCTCATCGTCGTCACCGCGACGCTCGAGCGAACGATCGCGCGCTACGTGGGGTGA
- a CDS encoding SDR family NAD(P)-dependent oxidoreductase, translated as MSTPKPLTGDDSIKTWLEHPVGGPIIRDMLAQAGQDPSVLRPVYRLALKRLVKLSKGQFSQQMVDDLVARAAAGDVPAAAAVAGEVDDASDEAVADAAGTPVERPEWVERLDQGRFAGKTVIVTGAGSGIGRATASRIAREGGRVVAVDVSQERLDEFAADHPGADIVTLVADITDDAKVAEIVGAAGERIDGLANIAGIMDDMTPIGELTDAVWQRVMRVNVDGTMKLMRAVVPTMLAKGSGSIVNTASEAALRGSAAGVAYTASKHAVVGLTKSTAFMYGPSGLRVNAVAPGPTITNIEASFASPLGAQRVRQAMAILPDAAEAEALAASITFLLSDDGVNVNGVVLASDGGWSAA; from the coding sequence ATGAGCACCCCCAAGCCCCTCACCGGCGACGACTCCATCAAGACCTGGCTCGAGCACCCGGTCGGCGGCCCCATCATCCGCGACATGCTCGCGCAGGCCGGCCAGGACCCGAGCGTGCTGCGTCCCGTGTACCGCCTCGCGCTGAAGCGCCTGGTCAAGCTCAGCAAGGGGCAGTTCAGCCAGCAGATGGTCGACGACCTCGTGGCGCGGGCGGCCGCGGGCGACGTGCCCGCGGCGGCTGCGGTCGCGGGCGAGGTCGATGACGCCTCCGATGAGGCGGTGGCGGATGCCGCGGGCACGCCCGTCGAGCGACCCGAGTGGGTCGAGCGCCTCGACCAGGGCCGATTCGCGGGCAAGACCGTCATCGTCACGGGCGCGGGCTCGGGCATCGGCCGTGCCACCGCGTCGCGCATCGCCCGGGAGGGCGGCCGTGTCGTGGCCGTCGACGTGTCGCAGGAGCGCCTCGACGAGTTCGCCGCGGACCACCCCGGCGCCGACATCGTGACGCTCGTCGCCGACATCACCGACGACGCGAAGGTCGCCGAGATCGTCGGCGCCGCAGGCGAGCGCATCGACGGCCTCGCCAACATCGCCGGGATCATGGACGACATGACGCCGATCGGCGAGCTCACCGACGCCGTCTGGCAGCGTGTCATGCGCGTGAACGTCGACGGCACCATGAAGCTCATGCGGGCGGTCGTGCCGACCATGCTCGCAAAGGGCTCCGGCTCGATCGTGAACACCGCCTCCGAGGCGGCGTTGCGCGGCTCGGCCGCTGGCGTGGCCTACACGGCCTCGAAGCACGCCGTGGTCGGCCTCACGAAGTCGACCGCGTTCATGTACGGCCCGAGCGGCCTGCGCGTGAACGCCGTGGCCCCCGGCCCGACCATCACGAACATCGAGGCGTCGTTCGCATCGCCGCTCGGCGCGCAGCGCGTTCGCCAGGCCATGGCGATCCTGCCCGACGCCGCCGAGGCCGAGGCGCTCGCGGCATCCATCACGTTCCTGCTCTCCGACGACGGCGTCAACGTGAACGGTGTCGTGCTCGCGTCCGACGGCGGCTGGTCGGCGGCGTAG
- a CDS encoding glycoside hydrolase family 15 protein, with amino-acid sequence MADTYPNIADHGLIGDLQTAALVDSNGTIDWFCCPRFDSPSVFASLLDAERGGYCSVRPATDDYVSRQLYLPNTAILVTRFMTEQGVGELIDFMPVADGTATDRHRLVRMLRVVRGTLDFIAEVQPRFDYGRQAHDFSAVQGEGVIFRSPDQALTLHRVGDFVMHGGQRAGRGEIAGQGVRITGSLNAGEMTGVMLESGGVPPKRITHDELFDMFLETRRYWREWNERSTYRGRWREMVARSAMTLKLMTYAPTGALVAAPTAGLPEQVGGERNWDYRYTWIRDASFSVYALLGLGYTEEAEQFVEWLMQRVHESVGDTSGPLKIMYRVDGSSDLVEESLEHFSGYRGSAPVRIGNGAADQLQLDIYGEAMDSIHLADTHGLQLPHVGWTQLSRLLDWVCDHWDTAEEGIWETRGGPKKFTYGRFMCWVALDRGIRLAQSRGRPAPIPRWREQRDAIYEWVMEKGWDEERKAFVQYEGTEVLDASLLVMPLMGFIAPRDPMWLSTLEAMDDELVSDSLVYRYNPSASPDGLRGSEGTFTLCSFWYVDALARSGFLDEAQLVFEKMLTYANHLGLYAEEIGLTGEQLGNFPQAFSHLSLINAAVNLDYQLDHGSGFVDPVLSKGRRVI; translated from the coding sequence ATGGCCGACACGTATCCGAACATCGCCGACCACGGGCTGATCGGCGACCTGCAGACGGCCGCGCTCGTGGACTCGAACGGCACGATCGACTGGTTCTGCTGCCCGCGGTTCGACTCGCCGAGCGTGTTCGCGTCGCTGCTCGACGCCGAGCGCGGGGGGTACTGCAGCGTGCGCCCCGCGACCGACGACTACGTGTCGCGCCAGCTGTACCTGCCGAACACGGCGATCCTCGTGACGCGGTTCATGACCGAGCAGGGCGTCGGCGAGCTCATCGACTTCATGCCCGTGGCCGACGGCACGGCGACCGACCGCCACCGGCTCGTGCGGATGCTGCGCGTGGTGCGCGGGACGTTGGACTTCATCGCCGAGGTGCAGCCCCGTTTCGACTACGGCCGGCAGGCGCACGACTTCTCGGCCGTCCAGGGTGAGGGCGTCATCTTCCGGTCGCCCGACCAGGCGCTGACGCTGCACCGCGTGGGCGATTTCGTGATGCACGGCGGCCAGCGTGCCGGGCGGGGGGAGATCGCCGGCCAGGGCGTGCGCATCACGGGCTCGCTCAACGCGGGGGAGATGACGGGCGTGATGCTCGAGTCGGGCGGCGTGCCGCCGAAGCGCATCACGCACGACGAGCTGTTCGACATGTTCCTCGAGACCCGGCGCTACTGGCGCGAGTGGAACGAGCGCTCCACCTACCGCGGGCGCTGGCGCGAGATGGTCGCCCGCTCCGCCATGACCCTGAAGCTCATGACGTACGCGCCGACGGGGGCGCTCGTCGCCGCGCCGACGGCGGGACTGCCCGAGCAGGTCGGCGGCGAGCGCAACTGGGACTACCGCTACACGTGGATCCGCGACGCGTCGTTCTCGGTGTACGCCCTGCTCGGCCTCGGCTACACCGAGGAGGCCGAGCAGTTCGTCGAGTGGCTCATGCAGCGGGTGCACGAGAGCGTCGGCGACACCTCGGGGCCGCTCAAGATCATGTACCGCGTCGACGGCTCGTCGGACCTCGTCGAGGAGTCGCTCGAGCACTTCTCGGGCTACCGCGGCTCGGCGCCCGTGCGCATCGGCAACGGCGCCGCCGACCAGCTGCAGCTCGACATCTACGGCGAGGCCATGGACTCGATCCACCTCGCCGACACGCACGGCCTGCAGCTGCCGCACGTCGGCTGGACGCAGCTCAGCCGGCTGCTCGACTGGGTCTGCGACCACTGGGACACCGCCGAGGAGGGGATCTGGGAGACCCGCGGCGGGCCGAAGAAGTTCACGTACGGGCGCTTCATGTGCTGGGTCGCGCTCGACCGCGGCATCCGTCTCGCGCAGTCGCGGGGCCGGCCGGCGCCCATCCCGCGATGGCGCGAGCAGCGCGACGCCATCTACGAGTGGGTCATGGAGAAGGGCTGGGACGAGGAGCGGAAGGCCTTCGTGCAGTACGAGGGCACCGAGGTGCTCGACGCGTCGCTGCTCGTGATGCCGCTCATGGGATTCATCGCGCCGCGCGACCCGATGTGGCTCTCGACGCTCGAGGCGATGGACGATGAGCTCGTCTCCGACAGCCTCGTCTACCGCTACAACCCGAGCGCGTCGCCCGACGGCCTGCGCGGGTCGGAGGGCACCTTCACGCTGTGCTCGTTCTGGTACGTCGACGCGCTCGCGCGATCTGGGTTCCTCGACGAGGCGCAGCTCGTCTTCGAGAAGATGCTCACCTACGCGAACCACCTCGGCCTCTACGCCGAGGAGATCGGGCTCACGGGCGAGCAGCTCGGCAACTTCCCGCAGGCGTTCAGCCACCTCTCGCTCATCAACGCGGCGGTGAACCTCGACTACCAGCTCGATCACGGGTCGGGCTTCGTCGACCCGGTGCTCTCGAAGGGTCGGCGGGTGATCTGA
- a CDS encoding alpha/beta hydrolase, whose protein sequence is MPTFHRDLAVARFIPKLSVTPRLLPLMRQTPRVSPAPADVRIDELGVPGPPGAPDVRIRRYDPVGRFATTPALLWIHGGGYLLGTPEQDEESSIGFARELGIPVFAVRYRLAPEHPSPAGLEDAYAALRAIARDAEALGVDPARIAIGGASAGGGLAAALALLAHDRGEVRPAFQLLVYPMLDDRTVVRDDHVVPGVRGWTPKSNRFAWTAYLDGEPGAADVSPYAAPARRDDLSGLPPAWIGVGSNDLFHDEDVRYAARLAEAGVRCELVVIDGAFHGFDAILRRAGVSRAFWRTQARALRGSLLG, encoded by the coding sequence GTGCCGACGTTCCATCGCGACCTCGCGGTCGCGCGGTTCATCCCGAAGCTCTCGGTGACGCCCCGACTGCTGCCGCTCATGCGGCAGACGCCGCGGGTGTCGCCGGCTCCCGCCGACGTGCGGATCGACGAGCTCGGCGTTCCCGGCCCGCCCGGCGCGCCCGACGTGCGCATCCGGCGCTACGATCCCGTCGGGCGCTTCGCGACGACGCCGGCCCTCCTCTGGATCCACGGCGGCGGCTACCTCCTCGGCACGCCCGAGCAGGACGAGGAGTCGAGCATCGGCTTCGCCCGGGAGCTCGGGATCCCGGTGTTCGCGGTGCGGTACCGGCTCGCCCCGGAGCATCCGTCACCGGCCGGGCTCGAGGACGCGTATGCGGCCCTGCGCGCGATCGCACGTGATGCGGAGGCCCTCGGCGTCGACCCCGCGCGGATCGCGATCGGCGGGGCCTCCGCGGGCGGCGGCCTCGCCGCGGCGCTCGCCCTGCTCGCGCACGACCGCGGCGAGGTGCGGCCCGCGTTCCAGCTGCTCGTCTACCCGATGCTCGACGATCGCACCGTGGTGCGCGACGACCACGTGGTGCCGGGGGTGCGCGGCTGGACGCCGAAGAGCAACCGGTTCGCGTGGACCGCCTACCTGGACGGCGAGCCCGGGGCGGCCGACGTCTCGCCGTATGCCGCTCCGGCGCGTCGGGACGACCTCTCGGGCCTGCCGCCCGCGTGGATCGGCGTCGGGTCGAACGACCTCTTCCACGACGAGGACGTCCGGTACGCCGCGCGCCTGGCCGAGGCGGGCGTGCGGTGCGAGCTCGTCGTCATCGACGGCGCGTTCCACGGGTTCGACGCCATCCTGCGCAGGGCGGGCGTCTCGCGCGCGTTCTGGCGCACGCAGGCGAGGGCGCTGCGGGGGTCGCTCCTGGGCTGA
- a CDS encoding TetR/AcrR family transcriptional regulator, giving the protein MPERGKGIRAERKPNRGPSAGPANRRALVAAAREVFATEGLQAPFSAVAKKAGVGQGSLYRHFPDRLSLAVAVFDENLDELAVAVEPDDATLDDLLDAIVGQVVVSTAFIDLIWHNRHDERVTHLSDKLAGIVERVLSREQAAGRLGEHVEAADVLLAITMLADVISRADAAERPDVAQRAWSLMHHAFLPRE; this is encoded by the coding sequence GTGCCTGAGCGTGGGAAGGGAATCCGAGCGGAGCGCAAGCCCAATCGCGGGCCGAGCGCCGGACCCGCGAATCGGCGCGCCCTCGTCGCCGCCGCACGCGAGGTGTTCGCGACCGAGGGACTGCAGGCGCCGTTCAGCGCGGTCGCGAAGAAGGCGGGGGTCGGGCAGGGCAGTCTCTACCGGCACTTCCCCGACCGGCTCTCGCTCGCGGTCGCCGTCTTCGACGAGAACCTCGACGAGCTCGCGGTCGCGGTGGAGCCCGACGACGCCACGCTCGACGACCTGCTCGACGCGATCGTCGGACAGGTCGTGGTCTCGACCGCCTTCATCGACCTCATCTGGCACAACCGCCATGACGAGCGCGTGACGCACCTGAGTGACAAGCTCGCCGGCATCGTCGAGCGGGTGCTCTCTCGCGAACAGGCCGCCGGCCGCCTCGGCGAGCACGTCGAGGCGGCCGACGTGCTGCTCGCGATCACCATGCTCGCCGACGTGATCTCGCGGGCGGATGCCGCGGAGCGCCCCGACGTCGCGCAGCGGGCGTGGTCGCTCATGCACCACGCATTCCTGCCACGGGAATGA